One Oreochromis niloticus isolate F11D_XX linkage group LG16, O_niloticus_UMD_NMBU, whole genome shotgun sequence genomic window carries:
- the LOC100698218 gene encoding olfactory receptor 8-like, giving the protein MGNSSETVSFVLAAYGNVGELKYLYFIIILIWYLSICVANTVLILVIRVDRRLHEPMYILLCNLCVNEINGSTSLYPLLLSQMFSDSHEVTVPWCFLQMCSLYTSASVELCSLAAMAYDRYISICHPFTYNVIMNTERVFLMILLVWVFSFLSFIFSYSFIFSLKFCGNIIHSVYCDHQLIIRLSCSVSIQSFISDISFAILSFFLPFSLILVSYLKILRVCQKTSKENKQKAVTTCTPQIISVSNLCVGCICYSIDFRFLVSQVPDEVRIILPMYVLIFQPMLTPFMYGFNLPKIRQSYQRFLFERK; this is encoded by the coding sequence ATGGGAAACTCAAGTGAGACTGTATCATTTGTGCTGGCTGCTTATGGAAATGTTGGAGAGTTAAAATACCTGTATTTCATCATAATACTGATCTGGTACCTCTCTATATGTGTGGCCAACACAGTCCTTATTTTGGTCATACGTGTGGACAGAAGACTGCATGAGCCAATGTatatactgctgtgtaatttatgtgtgaatgaaataaatGGCAGCACATCACTGTATCCTCTTTTGCTCTCACAAATGTTTTCAGACAGCCACGAGGTGACTGTGCCATGGTGTTTTCTGCAGATGTGTTCTTTGTACACAAGTGCTTCTGTTGAGCTTTGTAGTTTAGCAGCCATGGCCTATGACAGATATATCTCAATCTGTCATCCATTCACCTATAATGTGATTATGAACACAGAGAGAGTGTTTTTGATGATTCTGCTTGTGTgggttttttcatttcttagttttattttctcataTTCATTCATCTTCAGTTTGAAGTTTTGTGGAAATATTATTCACAGCGTGTATTGTGACCACCAATTAATAATTAGACTTTCATGTTCAGTTTCAATCCAAAGCTTTATTTCTGACATATCCTTCGCCATTCTGAGTTTTTTCTTACCCTTCAGTCTCATTTTAGTTTCTTACCTGAAGATTTTGAGAGTTTGtcaaaaaacatcaaaagaaaacaagcagaaagctGTGACTACTTGCACCCCTCAGATCATCTCTGTGTCAAACCTGTGTGTCGGGTGCATTTGTTACTCTATTGACTTCAGGTTTTTAGTTTCTCAGGTACCAGATGAAGTTCGTATAATTTTGCCTATGTATGTCCTCATTTTTCAACCTATGCTCACCCCATTTAtgtatggatttaatttgccaAAGATAAGGCAATCATATCAAAGGTTTCTGTttgagagaaaataa